A region of the Stieleria neptunia genome:
GGGCTCTTGGCGGTGCGTTACGCCGCGGGCGACGTGGGGATCTTGGATGTCGACGCCGGCTTCGCTCCCCTGCACCAGTTCGCCCCGATGCCCGGCCCCACGAGTTTCATTCCGGGACAGGAAGCGATTGCGACGGTCACGGCACAGGATTCGGGTTTCGTGTTGCTGTTGCACGACATCCGTGACGGCGAGTTGTTGACGAGCCTTCCGATCGAGACCGGATCGATCGGCAATCCGATCGCCATCGTCCCCGGCCCAACGCTGGATTCGCTGTTCCTGATGGGCGTCTCGGGCACCTCGTCGGTCAAGTGGAAACAACCGGTGGCGCACCGAGTCGTGGTGGAACGCGACGACGAAGAGGTCGAGATCGAATTCGGCGTGCAAGTCGATGGCCAAAACGATCATCCGATCGTCCCCGATCGTTACGGCGCGACGGTCGACGAAGACGCGACATTGGAAATCGATGCCTCCGATATCGCCGCCTTGGTTGCCGACGCTGACCGGGACCGCCTGATTTCATTGATCGTCGAAGAACCCGCACACGGTTCGGTCACGCTCCGCCCCGACGGCGGATTGAAATACCAGCCCGATGCCGACTACAACGGCATCGACTCCTTCGCCGTCCGGTTCCACGACGGACAAGCCCCCTCCCAACCGATTCAATTCAGCGTTTCGATCGTCGCCCAACCGGATCTTCCCCGGGGCATCCGGTTGCACGGCGACGGGGTCCCCGAACATGCCCGGGGGCGCTACGAAGTCGGTGCGCTGCTCATCGACGACGTCGACATCAACAACCACTACGACCTGGAAGTCTACGACACGCGTTTCGCGATTGAAGACGGCACGTTGGTGTTGGTCACCGGAGGCCTGAACTATGAGTACGAGCCCGAGATTTACCTGCACGTGTCGGGATTCGACCGCGACGCCGGACAGTACTTTAGCCACGAACTGGTGGTCCCGGTCCTGGACGAGAACGATCCGGTCATCGAGCTGACGGGCTACCACACCACGGTGTTTGAGAACGACGTCCAAGCCTTCGTCGCGGAACTGGACGCGTTTGATGAAGATTTCGGTCAGACCATCACCTATTCGGTCGATGACGATCGATTCGTCACCGACGGCAACCGAATTTGGCTCAAGCAAGGCGAATCGCTCGACTACGAATCCGAATCCGTGGTCGTCCTGACGGTCACCGCCAGCGACAATGCGGGAAGCACGGCATCGATCGAGATGCGGGTCCCGATCGCGGATGTCCCCGAAGCGGTCACCGAAATCACTTTGACCAACCAAACCGTGTTGGAACTCGAATCCGGCGCCGAAGTCGGGGACGTCCAACTCGATGGCGTTGCGGCCGCAGACAGCTACGAATTGACCGTCGACGACCCGCGTTTTGAAATCGACGGATCACAGCTGAAACTGCTGGACGATCGGTTCGTCCGACGCTCCGCCGCCGAACAAATCGAACTGACCATCACCGCTCAAGACGCCTCCGCCGTCTTCGATGCCGTCACGGCCACGTTTGTGATCGAAGTCCTGGAGAATGAAACGCCCTTCCATAACGATGACAATCCCTACGACGTCGACGGCAACGGCACCATCACGCCGCGCGATGCACTGGCGATCATCAATTACCTGAACATCTACGGTCCCGGTCCGGTCGGACCCGGTGACCCCGGCTACGGGTACGACGTCAACGGCGACGGCCAAGTCACCGCGCTGGATGCCTTGCTGGTCATCAATATTCTGAACACGATCCAGAACGGCGGAACCGTCGGAGGAAGCAACCACAATCCCGCGACCGATCAAGACGCCGGCGATTCAACGACGCAGGATTCCGCCGACGGTTCACCCGCCGACGCGGATCTGTCCGGCTCTCCCTTGCAAAGCACGCCACTGGTTGACGCCCCGCTGAATGACCAGTCTCGCAACAGCCAAAACCAGAATGACGGCGGACCGATCAACGATGCCCCCGCGGTCAGCGGTACGTCCGCCAATCGGTCCATTTTCTCCACCGCCGGCGACGCGACGTTGACGCACGGGCAAGCGGTCCAGGCAACCGATTGGCTGCACGAAATCCGTAGCGATGACCAGAACCCCGAACTGACGCGAGCCATCGACGAGCTGATCACCTTGCTCGATACGTCGCAGTAGCGGATCAGGACGCCTCGGAACTCTTGCCCAGGATCACCGACAGGTACGGCCGTTTGGCGTCGGCGAACAGCCACGGTTTGACGCGGTAGCGGATCCGTGTCTTCTGGTTGGCTTTCATCCAGAACGTTCGCTCGACTTCACGACGCAGTTCGACGGATTTGTCCAGCTTTCGTTTTAAGCTGGACGCCCGGGGCATGTCCGCCCAGAGGACGATTTCCAGCGTCACGCCGGGGTCACGCAGCTTCGACACCGCTTCGGAAATCAGCTGGACGGCATGCAGGCTGAGTTTTCCGGTGGCCGAATCCGGCGGCTCGAACGAATCGAACACCACCTGGTCCTCGATCTTCGGCAGCGCGTCCAGATCCAGTTGCGATTCCAACTCGGTGAGAAACTTCTGAAATTGTTCTTTCTCGCGATCGATGACCCGCTGGTGCTCATTGACGTCGTCGGGACCGACATTCTTGTCCGACTTGTCTTCCATGTTCTCGGCCAAGGCGTAAATCGGCTTTTGCGATTCTTGCTGAATCACCTCCTTGGAACGACTGCCGCTCAGGTGACCGGGTTGGCCCGAGCTGGAGAACGCGTTGACGAACGAACCGGTTCCGGAGTGCATGTTCGCCCCGGTCTGTTCTTTGGCCAGGGAATTGAGCACGATAAAAAACGCCAACAGCGCCGTCATCGTGTCGCCGAATGAAACCAAGTAGGCCTTGCTGGGAACGCTCGGCGCCAGTTTTTTCCGTTTGCTCATCGGTTGCCCTCGTACTTTTCGATCACGATTCGAACCATTCGCGACGTCACGTTGTCGGTGACGCTGGTTCCGATCTGTCCCGGACGGGCGCGTTCGACGTGGTACAGATGATCGGCCAGGGCACAGACCCGATCGTCCATGTCACGGTCCGAGATTTCGAAGGTGCAGTGAATGCTGAGCGATCTCAATTGAGCAGACAACTTGGCGGCGACCTGCATCCCGCGTTGGGTGAGTTTCAGATTGCGATCGACCAGTTTGTCCAGCGGCATCTCAAAGGCGTAGGACTTCATGACGTCCTTTTGGCTGGCCAGTTCGCTGACCGCTTCCAATCCGCGTCCGATCGCCTTGGTGGTCATTTCCTTTTCAATCGGCGGCATTTCGCTGCCCTGCATCGCGATCCGGGCCGCCCGCGGACGGATCCGCTGGCTCCACGAGTTGCGATCCAACTTGTCGTGCTCGTGGCCCGCCACACCGGTCGCCCCGGCGGCGCCGAACACGCTGGCGGTGACCTTTTCAAACCGCTCCGGCTCCGTCGTCGCAAACGTCAACAACAGAATAAAGAACGTCATCAACAGCGTGATCACGTCGCTGTACGTCATGAACCACGCCGGGATGTCTTCCGGCGGGTCGTCCGGGGTGTCGTTCGCCATCGGACTAAGCCTTTGCCAGGATCGATCGGCGAGATTTCGGAGACAGGAATCCGAGCAGCTTTTCTTCGACCACCCGTGGACTCTCGCCCTCGCCGAGCAACGCGATGCCGCGAATGATCAACTCGCGAATCATCGTTTCCTCTTGGTTTCGTGTTTCCAGCTTCCCGGCCAAGGGAATACAGACGACGTTGGCGATCAACGCTCCGTAAAGCGTGGTCAACAACGCGGTCGCCATCCCGCCGCCGATCTTGCTGGGGTCGTCCAACGAACGCAGCATCTGGACCAGCCCGATCAGGGTGCCGATCATGCCGAACGCGGGCGCCGCCGCACCGGCCGAGTCGACGATCTTTTTGCCCGTCACGTGTCGTTGCTCGATATACGCCAGTTCGGTTTCCAACGTCCGCGCGACGTCTTCGGCCGGGACGCCGCTGATCAGCGATTCCAATCCCCGTCGCATGTAGTCGTCCTTGATCTCGGCGGCTTGGTCCTCCAATGCTAGCAAGCCGTCTTTTCGAACGACTTCGGCAAACTTCTTGAATTGCGCGATGGTGTCTTGAGCGCTGGGCAATTTGAACAGGAAGCACTTCAAGACGACGCCGAAGGCGCCGAGGTTGTTCTTCAGTGGGAAGTTGATCAGCGAGGCCGCGGTCGCACCGCCGAACACGATCATCATACTGGGGGGATCGATGAACGGCCCCAGTCCGCCTCCCCCCATCGCGATCGAGGCTAGAATCAAACCGAACCCGAGGATCAGTCCGATGATTGTTGCGATATCCATTACAGCCGAGTTCTCCCCCGCGACACCGATTGGCCGCCCCATAGTGTTCGCAGACAGCGCCCGTGCGGAGGCATGCTGGACTGCGCGTTCGAATCGAGTATCAACACCGTCATTCGATTCTTAGTTCACCGGTAGAGATCGACCGAATTGGCATCGACTCAGCGGCACGGGATGGCCTAATTGAGGGAACACCCTCACCGACTGGCGGCACTGAGACGGGGTTTCGCCACTATTCTCCGCAAGTTGTCCTTAACCCGGACAGCTTAACAGGCCGATACAAACGGTATGTCTGGAATATTTTACCAAATGGATCTGTTGGGCTCGGCCGTCAGCGCGTCGGAAAAAAGCCATCGCGTCGTCAGCCAGAACATCGCTAATGTCAACACGCCTGGATACAAAACCAAGCGGTTGGAATTTGAGCGTTTGTTGGCTCAGCTTCAATCCTCCGACGCCAACGACGGGGCCGGCAGCGGCTTGCCGGTCAAGGATTTGGAAGGATTGGAAGAGCGGGTGGACGGGAACAATGTCAACTTGGAGAAGGAAGTGGCGGAATTGAAGGAGAACGCGTTGGCGTTTCAGGCCTTTTCGCACCTGCTGGCATCCAGGGTGTCCACCATGCGGCGTGCCATTTCCGGCTAGGGGTGATTTTGAGAGTCCCCCCGACAAACAAACACAGTGACGAAGGAACGTCTTGATGGTTCGATTTCCAACGATTGACATCGCCGCCTCCGGCCTCGCCGCCGAGCGGTTTCGGATGGAGGTGACGGCCAACAATATCGCCAATGCCGGCACCACGATGACGGACACAGGCGAGCCCTACCGTCGCCAGGCGGTGGTGTTTTCCGCCGGCCTGGATCAGGCCCACGGCAAACAGGGTAGTGCGGCGATGCACGGGGTCGAGGTGGTCGGCGTCGAAGGCGACGCCAGCGAATTCCCGACGATCTACAACCCGGCGCACCCACACGCCGACGAGAACGGCTTCGTGAAACTCTCCAACGTCAAGATTCCCGAAGAAATGGTGGACCTGATCACGGCCAGTCGCTCCTACGAAGCGAACTCCAAAGCGATCAGCGTCTTTAAAGAGATGGTCGAACAAACGCTCACACTGCTCCAAGGAGGCCAGTGATGTCTGCCCTGCCCCCCATCGGTCCGAATCCCTTGGCCACCAATCCCGTCACCACGACGGGATCGCCCAACATCGCCTTGCCCACCGCGGCTGAAAAGCCCGAAGCGGGGGATCGCAATCTGTTCATGGACCTGATGGCCCGTGCCAACGAAGACCAGATCCGATCCGAAGAGGCGATCCAAGGCCTGGTCTCCGGTGAAAACCAGGACGTCCAGCAAGTCGTCATGGAGGTCGTCAAGGCCGAGATGTCGTTTCAAATCTTCATGGAAGTCCGCAACCAAATCGTCGATTCCTACAACGAACTGATGCGAATGCAATTTTAGTGCTCTGCGAGCGGAAAAGGGGTCAGGTACCAAAAACCAAATGGCCCAACGGGTGCTTCGCATTTTTGGTACCTGCCCCCTTTTCCGCGGCCCCCTGCAGCTTTCGACGACCCTCGTGTTACCTCCCAAACGCGACTTTCGCTTGCCTGATTTGCCTTGAACGTTATCCAGCCCTATATCGATGCCCTCCTGAATATCTGGCGGCAAAGCTCTCCTTCGGCAAGGATCGGAATCCTGCTGTTGGCGGTGCTGTGCGTGGTCACCGTTGGTGGCGTCGGCTACTGGTCGGTCCAACCCAGCTACGTCGTGCTGGTCAGCCAGGGTGAAGGGGACCAAGTCGATCGCGTGATCAATGCCCTGGACAAGGCCGGGATCGATTACCAGCTCTCCGGGGCCGGCGGGAACCTGTTGGTCGACAAACGCGATTTCGCCAAAGCCCGCCTGTTGGCGCGCACCAATGGTGTCGCCGACGCCGGGGCCGTCGCCGACCTGCCCATGGGGGGTGCCTTCGGCAGCCCCACCGAACGCCGCAACCGGGCCCGATTGCAAAAACAACAAAGCCTGGCGGCGACGATCAAGAAACTGGAGATCGTCGAAAACGCCGACGTCCACTTGAACATTCCTGACAAGGGCCCGTTCGAACGCAAAACCTCTCCGCCCTCGGCCAGCGTCATGCTGACCCTGCGTTATGGAGCCCGGTTGAACGACCATCAAGCCGCGTCGATCGCCTCCTTTGTCGCCTACGCCGTCGAAGACCTGCGTCCCGAAGCGGTCCAAATCACCGACCGAGACGGTCGCAGCTACACCGTGCCCGACGAACAGGCACAACAAATCGGCAGCCAAGTCGAGTACATCGCCGAAGCCGAACGCAAACTGGCCCACAAAGTCGAATCGCAACTGTCCCAGTTCCTGGGATACGGCAACGCGAGCGTCCAAGTCAGTTTGGACATGACGTTCACCCAGGGCTCGACCAAAACCACCAAATACGACGCCGACGGCGCCGTCCCCAGCCAGGAAGACTTGGTCTCCGAAACCACCACCAACACCGCGTCGCCCGCCGTCGGGGCCGCGGGAGTGGCTTCCAATTTGAATTCGCGCCGGGGGGCGTCCGCCACCAGCAACATCCTCAACAAAACCGAAAACGTCAAAACCAGCTACCTGGTGCCGATCACCGAAGAGACACAGGCCAACTCCACTCCGATCCGCAATTTCCTCTCCGTCAGCGTCCTGGTCAATTCCGAAACGCAAGGCGTCAAGCAGGAGGATGGGACGTTGATTCCCGGGCTGGACGAACGCGTCTCGGCACTGGTCAAGAATGCGGTCGGCTATCGTGAGGACACCGATCAAATCACCGTCGAATTCCTACCTTTCACCGAACCGTTGCTCGACGTGTCCGCCCCGGAAGCTACGTTTGACTGGACCAAGATCACCTCGATCGTTGAAAAGGCATCACTTGCGATTGCCGCCCTGCTGGCCTTTGTGTTAGGCCTCATGCTGCTCCGCCGGTTCGGACCGGCCAGCAAACCGGGCGGCATCGGCGAGAATCAACAAATCGATGGTGCCCGCCTGGAAAACGTCAGCGAATTGTCCCGGATGATCAAAGAAAACCCCGAAGTGTTTGCACAGGTCGTTCGATCTTGGTCCGGCGCGGATTCCGATCGAGATTCCGATAAACGCAACGCCGCGTGATCACAGGAGGGTTGGCAACGATGAAGATGATGTTGACTCGGCCCGAGCGTCTCGCGCTGCTCTTGCACCTGATGGGGGACGAGGCCACCGCGATGGCGCGGCAAGATCTCTCCGGCGAAGCGTTGGACGAACTCGATCAGGCGCTCAAGGACTTTGAGTCCTATCCGCCCAGTCAGGAAGAAGTCGATATGGTCCTCGGCGATTTCGAGGACTACTTCCACATGGCGCTGCAGACCGTCGACAAAAAAGACCCCACGCGCGAGGACGACCCACAGGACGACGATGGCCCCAAGATCCTGCAGATTGCCGAAGAAAGTTTTGACGTCGAAATCGAACCGACCAAACGCTTCACCCCGCCAAAACTGACCGGCGACACCGTTCGCGATCTCAACTTGATGCACCCCTATCAAGTCGCCCAGGCGCTCAAGCATGAAAACCCCGTCGCCACCGCGATCGTGCTGCGAAAACTGGCCAACGAACACGCCGCGAAAACACTCGAGTTTCTGCCCGAAGCCGTCCGCCCCAACGTGTTCCTGGAACTGGCCCAGCCGCTGTCCGTTTCACCGTTGATCCAAGAACGCATTCTCGCCAAAGCACTCCAGTTGTCGCTCCAAGTCGAAGAGCGCGAAACCGAACAGGAAACCACCTCCCAGATGGCGAACCTGATGCGTTCGCTGCCCAGGGCGCTCCGCAAGCCGATGCTCGACGAACTGGAAAAACGCGACAGCGACCTGGCCGAAACCGTTCGAAATCAACTCTACCGCTTCGAAGACATCGAAAAGCTCGGTGACCGAGACCTGCAAAAACTGCTCGGACAATGCCAAACCGATGCCCTGGTCTGTGCCCTCCAGCAGGTCGATGAATCGCTGCTGACGTTCATCTTGTCCAATATGTCCAAGCGGGCCAAAGAGTCGCTGCAAGAGGAAATGGAATTCAAAACCAACGCGACCGAAGAGGAAATCAACGAGGCACGGGGCTCGATTGCCAAAATCTTGGCCGGCCTGTGCGAAGCCGGTGAGGTGAAAATCGATTGACATGGCTGTGATTCAAATCCCCTTCGATCAATCCCTGGCCAACGTCACCGTCGCCCGCGGCCCCCTGGCGATGCCGCCGACGACTGCACGAACCGATGCAGCAGCCGGTGCCGCAGCCAATCCCCCAATCAATGGGCACGCGGCGGCGCAGCCGAGCGCCCGGTCCGCTGCCGAATCACGGGACGAAAGCGCCGCGTCCGCGCTCAAGACGCTGCAATCGATCGAGCAACAGCTGCAACACCTCGACGCCAAACTCGACGAAGAGTTCTCGTCGATCGGTGTGCAACTGACCGCGGCGGCGACGCAATTGGCCAAACAGGCCCTCGGCAGCGACAGCAGCCTGGTCGAAGAACGCGTCGCCCACTTCGCTAACATCTTGCTGCGTCAGGTGCACCCCAGCCAATCCGCGGTCATCTTCGTCAACCCGGACTGTGTCACGCCGCTGGAATCCTGGTTGTCCCAAGTGGAGTACGAGGCGATTGAGATTCAGGCCGATGCCACGGTCCAGCCGGGCGACTGCCGCATCGAATCCAATGGCAAGGGTTTCCTGGCTTCACTGGAATCCTTCCTCGACGCCGCGGCCAAACGAATGTCGACGGCCAGGGGAGAGTCCTAGCATGCTGATGTCGACGCTGCGAAACGACGAATGGCTTCAAACGACCGGGCGACTGCAAAGCGTCGAAGGCCGGATGTGTGCGACCATCGATGCCGGTCTGGGGGAATTGGTCCAAATCACCTCGTCGACCGGCCAGAGCGTGTTGGCCGAAGTGATCGGATTCAACGACGACAAAGCGCAGTTGATGCCATATCATTCCGGCGTCGATTTCCAACGCGGCAACGTCGTGGTTTCCACCGGCAAACGCATGCGTGTCCCCGTCGGTCGCCAACTGCTCGGACGCGTGATCGATTCCCTGGGACGCCCGATCGATTCGCTCGGTCCGATCCATTGCGACGCGACGGCCGAATTGCACTTCGAATCGCCCGATCCACTGACGCGTCCCCTGATCCGCCAGCCCTTCGTCACCGGTGTCCGTTCGATCGACGGATTGCTGACGATGGGCCAAGGCCAACGGGTCGGACTGTTCGCCGGCAGCGGTGTGGGCAAGAGCACGCTGCTGGGCGAGATCGCCAAACACGCGTTGTGCGACATCAACGTCGTCGCCATGATCGGCGAACGCGGGCGCGAGGTCCGTCCCTTCATCGAAGACACATTGGGAAAAGAAGGCCTGGCTCGATCCGTCGTCATCGTCTCGACCTCCGACCAGCCACCCCTGGCCCGGATCCGTGCCAGCGAATCCGCCGTCGCGATCGCCAGTTGGTTTCGCTCGCAAGGAATGAACGTGCTGTTCATGCTGGACAGTCTGACCCGGTTGGCACATGCACAACGCGAACTCGGACTGCTGCTCGGCGAACCGCCCACCTCGCGCGGTTACACCCCCAGCGTGTTCCAAAAAATGGCGCAGCTGCTGGAACAACTCGGGACCAGCGACAAGGGCGTGATCACGGGCCTGCTGACGGTCCTGGTCGACGGCGACGACATGAACGAACCGGTCGCCGATTCGGCGCGGGCCATCCTGGACGGACACATCGTCCTGGATCGAAAACTCGCCCACGAAGGTCACTTTCCCGCCATCAACGTGCTCAAGAGCGCCAGTCGGTTGTTCAAAGAGGTCACCGACAAACCGCATCAACAACAAGCCGCCAGCGTCCGACGGGTGTTGGCAAAATACTTCGAAGTCGAGGATCTGATCCAAATCGGCGCCTACCAAAAAGGCGCCATGCCGGATTCTGATCGCGCGATCGAGACCTACCCCGAGGTCAACAAGTTCCTGCGCCAGGCCATGGACGCCCCCAGCACACTGGCGTCGACCCAAGCCGGGCTCAATCGGCTGCACCAATTGATCGGGCTGCCGCAATGAGCGAATTGAAGAAAAAGATCGATCGCATCCGTCGCATTCACTCGCTGGAAACCAGTCAGCTGAACGTATTGATCGGAGAACTCGCTCGGATCGACGCGATGTTGGCGTCGCACCAACAACGACTCGATGAATTCGAAGCGCTCAAACGGCAGGGGCTGGAAATCGACCAAGCCTGTTCGATCGAATCGCTCACCCAGACCAACCTCTGGATCGACAGCATCGATCGCTCGATCAAAATCGTCCGCGAAGTCCTCTCCAAGTGCGAATCCGAGCGTGCCGAGGCGCGTTCACGCGTGATGGATCAACGCGCGCGGGTTCGCGGGCTGGAAATCCTGATGGACCAGCGAAGGCTCGAATTTGATGCAGACGCCATGACGCAACAAATGTTATTGGCAGATGAAAACGCGCTTAAAAAGTACGCAAGGAATTAGAACATGAAAGCGATCATCACGGCGATGTTGACCTGCGCCGTCATTTTCGGCTTGTCGGCCGGTGCGACCCAGTTCCTGCTGAAAAAGACACCCGCCGACCTGGAAACCACCGACCCGGGCGATGGGTCTGATCCGCAGGGCGAATTCGCCACCGACGAAGCGATCGACCCCCAGGGCGATGCCGTGCCCGTCTCGTTTCGCCCGGACAACAACGTCTCGGTCGAAGCGGTGCTGCAGATGAGCGATTCGATCAAACGCATGGAACAGGAACTCGCCGAACGCGAAGAACGCGTCAAACGCGACGAGATGAGGGTCAAATTGATCTTCGATGACCTGGCCACCGAACAGGACGAATTGCGGGCGTTCAGCGAAGGCATCGACACCAAATTGGACCTGCTGAGCCGGATGACCGAAGAACTGAAATCGACCCTGTCCGACGTCGAACAGGAAAAGGCGGAGCTCGAAAAGCTGACCAAAAAGTCAGACACCAAAAAGGTCAACACGGTGTCCAGCGCCGACACCCAGGCCGATGAAGTCAAAGGCTGGTTCGAGGGCCTGCAACCCGAACAGGCCGCCGAATACATTCGCGAGTTTTCCAACAACGGCAAGATGGGCTTCGCCGCCTCGCTGCTGCAAAAGATGCCCGACCGCCAGAAATCGAAGATTCTCGGCGCCATGAACGACCCGATCCTGGTTAACCAGTTGATCGAAGCATTGACCAACAAATAGCAACCGG
Encoded here:
- a CDS encoding dockerin type I domain-containing protein; protein product: MGSRRRSTNDSNAGNRPRPLDAGVSQRRGGDESAAGERDHQTARSSRRRRRLIFECLGQRRLLAVISGSVYHDLDGSMRPDPSEVRLDSRLAYIDSNENASLDPGETFAIGDDQGEFRFEDLPAGTYPVRLFDGSDRQRQTFPVGAQQTPLPASFQSPIDAILAGNQLSVLTEDALLHVETSGTRTSQVPLNFDATGLVTATSNGPTGGVSASVISGTFTEVGQQRSGIWLVPAGGERPRLIQYSADPHAFAAPESAVGADGNGVVIAAGSEPGAPGIIHSIRITPASSGDLPVYAQVTPTRVSVPADTQVLASVHSVDLSAHPWELGSRSVIAWREDVTIESMETGEDASTPALKTTLWSNDAANWISGTETSIVGATELLSFDDATGLLAVRYAAGDVGILDVDAGFAPLHQFAPMPGPTSFIPGQEAIATVTAQDSGFVLLLHDIRDGELLTSLPIETGSIGNPIAIVPGPTLDSLFLMGVSGTSSVKWKQPVAHRVVVERDDEEVEIEFGVQVDGQNDHPIVPDRYGATVDEDATLEIDASDIAALVADADRDRLISLIVEEPAHGSVTLRPDGGLKYQPDADYNGIDSFAVRFHDGQAPSQPIQFSVSIVAQPDLPRGIRLHGDGVPEHARGRYEVGALLIDDVDINNHYDLEVYDTRFAIEDGTLVLVTGGLNYEYEPEIYLHVSGFDRDAGQYFSHELVVPVLDENDPVIELTGYHTTVFENDVQAFVAELDAFDEDFGQTITYSVDDDRFVTDGNRIWLKQGESLDYESESVVVLTVTASDNAGSTASIEMRVPIADVPEAVTEITLTNQTVLELESGAEVGDVQLDGVAAADSYELTVDDPRFEIDGSQLKLLDDRFVRRSAAEQIELTITAQDASAVFDAVTATFVIEVLENETPFHNDDNPYDVDGNGTITPRDALAIINYLNIYGPGPVGPGDPGYGYDVNGDGQVTALDALLVINILNTIQNGGTVGGSNHNPATDQDAGDSTTQDSADGSPADADLSGSPLQSTPLVDAPLNDQSRNSQNQNDGGPINDAPAVSGTSANRSIFSTAGDATLTHGQAVQATDWLHEIRSDDQNPELTRAIDELITLLDTSQ
- a CDS encoding flagellar motor protein MotB; amino-acid sequence: MSKRKKLAPSVPSKAYLVSFGDTMTALLAFFIVLNSLAKEQTGANMHSGTGSFVNAFSSSGQPGHLSGSRSKEVIQQESQKPIYALAENMEDKSDKNVGPDDVNEHQRVIDREKEQFQKFLTELESQLDLDALPKIEDQVVFDSFEPPDSATGKLSLHAVQLISEAVSKLRDPGVTLEIVLWADMPRASSLKRKLDKSVELRREVERTFWMKANQKTRIRYRVKPWLFADAKRPYLSVILGKSSEAS
- a CDS encoding flagellar motor protein MotB, with amino-acid sequence MANDTPDDPPEDIPAWFMTYSDVITLLMTFFILLLTFATTEPERFEKVTASVFGAAGATGVAGHEHDKLDRNSWSQRIRPRAARIAMQGSEMPPIEKEMTTKAIGRGLEAVSELASQKDVMKSYAFEMPLDKLVDRNLKLTQRGMQVAAKLSAQLRSLSIHCTFEISDRDMDDRVCALADHLYHVERARPGQIGTSVTDNVTSRMVRIVIEKYEGNR
- a CDS encoding motility protein A — translated: MDIATIIGLILGFGLILASIAMGGGGLGPFIDPPSMMIVFGGATAASLINFPLKNNLGAFGVVLKCFLFKLPSAQDTIAQFKKFAEVVRKDGLLALEDQAAEIKDDYMRRGLESLISGVPAEDVARTLETELAYIEQRHVTGKKIVDSAGAAAPAFGMIGTLIGLVQMLRSLDDPSKIGGGMATALLTTLYGALIANVVCIPLAGKLETRNQEETMIRELIIRGIALLGEGESPRVVEEKLLGFLSPKSRRSILAKA
- a CDS encoding flagellar basal body rod protein FlgB; translated protein: MSGIFYQMDLLGSAVSASEKSHRVVSQNIANVNTPGYKTKRLEFERLLAQLQSSDANDGAGSGLPVKDLEGLEERVDGNNVNLEKEVAELKENALAFQAFSHLLASRVSTMRRAISG
- the flgC gene encoding flagellar basal body rod protein FlgC — translated: MVRFPTIDIAASGLAAERFRMEVTANNIANAGTTMTDTGEPYRRQAVVFSAGLDQAHGKQGSAAMHGVEVVGVEGDASEFPTIYNPAHPHADENGFVKLSNVKIPEEMVDLITASRSYEANSKAISVFKEMVEQTLTLLQGGQ
- the fliE gene encoding flagellar hook-basal body complex protein FliE, which gives rise to MSALPPIGPNPLATNPVTTTGSPNIALPTAAEKPEAGDRNLFMDLMARANEDQIRSEEAIQGLVSGENQDVQQVVMEVVKAEMSFQIFMEVRNQIVDSYNELMRMQF
- the fliF gene encoding flagellar basal-body MS-ring/collar protein FliF, coding for MNVIQPYIDALLNIWRQSSPSARIGILLLAVLCVVTVGGVGYWSVQPSYVVLVSQGEGDQVDRVINALDKAGIDYQLSGAGGNLLVDKRDFAKARLLARTNGVADAGAVADLPMGGAFGSPTERRNRARLQKQQSLAATIKKLEIVENADVHLNIPDKGPFERKTSPPSASVMLTLRYGARLNDHQAASIASFVAYAVEDLRPEAVQITDRDGRSYTVPDEQAQQIGSQVEYIAEAERKLAHKVESQLSQFLGYGNASVQVSLDMTFTQGSTKTTKYDADGAVPSQEDLVSETTTNTASPAVGAAGVASNLNSRRGASATSNILNKTENVKTSYLVPITEETQANSTPIRNFLSVSVLVNSETQGVKQEDGTLIPGLDERVSALVKNAVGYREDTDQITVEFLPFTEPLLDVSAPEATFDWTKITSIVEKASLAIAALLAFVLGLMLLRRFGPASKPGGIGENQQIDGARLENVSELSRMIKENPEVFAQVVRSWSGADSDRDSDKRNAA
- a CDS encoding FliG C-terminal domain-containing protein; protein product: MKMMLTRPERLALLLHLMGDEATAMARQDLSGEALDELDQALKDFESYPPSQEEVDMVLGDFEDYFHMALQTVDKKDPTREDDPQDDDGPKILQIAEESFDVEIEPTKRFTPPKLTGDTVRDLNLMHPYQVAQALKHENPVATAIVLRKLANEHAAKTLEFLPEAVRPNVFLELAQPLSVSPLIQERILAKALQLSLQVEERETEQETTSQMANLMRSLPRALRKPMLDELEKRDSDLAETVRNQLYRFEDIEKLGDRDLQKLLGQCQTDALVCALQQVDESLLTFILSNMSKRAKESLQEEMEFKTNATEEEINEARGSIAKILAGLCEAGEVKID
- a CDS encoding FliH/SctL family protein, coding for MAVIQIPFDQSLANVTVARGPLAMPPTTARTDAAAGAAANPPINGHAAAQPSARSAAESRDESAASALKTLQSIEQQLQHLDAKLDEEFSSIGVQLTAAATQLAKQALGSDSSLVEERVAHFANILLRQVHPSQSAVIFVNPDCVTPLESWLSQVEYEAIEIQADATVQPGDCRIESNGKGFLASLESFLDAAAKRMSTARGES
- a CDS encoding FliI/YscN family ATPase, whose translation is MLMSTLRNDEWLQTTGRLQSVEGRMCATIDAGLGELVQITSSTGQSVLAEVIGFNDDKAQLMPYHSGVDFQRGNVVVSTGKRMRVPVGRQLLGRVIDSLGRPIDSLGPIHCDATAELHFESPDPLTRPLIRQPFVTGVRSIDGLLTMGQGQRVGLFAGSGVGKSTLLGEIAKHALCDINVVAMIGERGREVRPFIEDTLGKEGLARSVVIVSTSDQPPLARIRASESAVAIASWFRSQGMNVLFMLDSLTRLAHAQRELGLLLGEPPTSRGYTPSVFQKMAQLLEQLGTSDKGVITGLLTVLVDGDDMNEPVADSARAILDGHIVLDRKLAHEGHFPAINVLKSASRLFKEVTDKPHQQQAASVRRVLAKYFEVEDLIQIGAYQKGAMPDSDRAIETYPEVNKFLRQAMDAPSTLASTQAGLNRLHQLIGLPQ